The Bacillus sp. 2205SS5-2 DNA segment AAGAAAATGAACACGAGGATGGCAAATATAAGAGTTTTTTGTTGTAAGAAGGCTGGCTCCGCAAAATTTGTTGCTTTCAAGCCAGCCTAAAACTTCTGATATAGCTTTAATTCGTGGCATTTTTCGTTTAGTTTGATGGGAGTCAACAGCAAAATGAAGGATTCCATCATAATTGAGCTGAAATTGCAACAATGGATATGAAAAAAGCTTTTGAAGAAGACGATTTTCCTGTTAAACGTGCATAGAAAAAAGGACTAGCCAAAGAGGCAGTCCTTGAAATATTAAAATACCTTTGTCGTCCATTCTTCACAATTCCAAATATCTGTTATAATATCTTGATAAAATTCAGGTTCATGTGAAATCAGAAGGATGCTTCCTTTAAAAGCTTGAAGTGCTCGTTTTAACTCAGCTTTTGCATCAACGTCTAAATGGTTGGTGGGCTCATCTAGTACGAGTAAATTGGTTTCGCTATTAATAAGTTTGCAGAGTCGAACTTTCGCTTTCTCCCCACCACTTAACACCTCTACCTTGCTTTCAATATGCTTGGTTGTAAGTCCACATTTTGCTAAAGTAGCGCGGACTTCATATTGAGTCATGGAAGGGAATTCGCTCCACACTTCTTCTATACAAGTATTTTGACTTTTCGATTTCGTTTCTTGTTCGAAATATCCAATATGAAGGTAATCACCACGTTCAACTGAACCTGAAACTGGTTTAATTTCGCCTAAAATGCTCCGAAGCAACGTTGTCTTTCCGATTCCGTTTGCCCCAACGAGTGCGATTCGTTGTCCACGTTCCATACGGAGATTTAACGGGTTAGAAAGAGGTTGATCATACCCAATAACGAGATTCTTTGTTTCAAATATGACCTTACCAGATGTTCGTGCCTCCTTGAAGCGGAATTCTGGTTTAGGCTTCTCAGTCGCAAGCTCAATAATATCCATTTTGTCTAATTTCTTTTGTCTTGACATAGCCATATTTCGAGTCGACACACGGGCTTTATTCCGGGCAACAAAGTCCTTTAATTCCGAGATTTCTTGTTGCTGTCGTTTGAAAGCAGAATGAAGCTGTTGCTTTTTCATTTCATAAACTTTAAGAAAATCATCATAATCTCCAACAAAACGGTTTAACTCTTGGTTTTCCATATGGTAGATTAGGTTGATGACACTATTTAAAAATGGAATATCGTGTGAAATTAATACGAATGCATTTTCGTATTCTTGCAAATAACGCTTGAGCCATTCGATATGTTGCTCATCAAGGTAGTTGGTCGGCTCATCGAGAAGCAATATTTCTGGCTTCTCCAACAGAAGCTTAGATAGCAATACTTTCGTTCTTTGACCACCACTAAGATCGTGAACGTCACGGTCTAGACCAATGTCGGTTAAACCTAGACCGCGCGCAACTTCGTCTATTTTGGCATCAATAACATAGAAATCATTATTTGTTAACATATCTTGTAAAGTTCCTGTTTCTTCAAGCAACGTTTCAAGTTCTTCGGGAGATACATCACCCATTTTGGCAAACAGTTCATTCATTTCGGTTTCAACATCAAATAAATACTGAAATGCAGTTTTAAGAACATCCCGAATGCTAGCTCCTTTTTCGAGAATGGCATGCTGATCTAAGTAGCCTACGCGAACTTTTTTAGACCAGTCAACTTTTCCCTCATCAGGTTGAAGCTTTCCGGTAATAATATTCATAAAGGTTGATTTACCTTCGCCATTTGCTCCAACAAGACCGATATGTTCCCCTTTTAATAAACGAAAGGAGACATCATTAAATATGGCGCGGTCACCAAATCCATGACTTAAATTTTTTACGCTTAAAATACTCATATAGTGCACCATTTCCTTTTTTGTTGATGAGTCCATTATAAAGAAAATGTCGAAATTTTTCCATGTTTCACTATCAGTTGTCAGAGACTACCACTTTTACATAATCCGGGTGCTTAGAACTTATACTATTTTCATGAATGAAAAGGAGTTACTAAAATGAACAAGGCAAGTATGATTGCTATAAGAATTTCGTTACTGTATAGCCTGTTTGGGGTTTTGTGGATATTTTTATCCGATAAAATTACATTGATTTTAGCACATGACGATATGATGCTACTTATGTTCTTGCAACGATATAAAGGATGGGTGTTTATTGTGTTAACAGGAGGTTTAATATATCTTCTGATTTTTAATTCTGCAAAGAGACTCATTCGATCCCATTATGAATTAGAAGAGAAGGAACAGCAGCTCGAACGAAGCAAGCAGCATTATCAGTCTTTATATAATCATAATCCGGATGCTGTTTTCGAATTAGATCCAAAGGGAAGAGTGAAGTCCATTAACCCAGAAGGTGAGAAGATTCTTGGGTTTTCAAAAGATTATTTAAAGCAGAGAGACGTGATTGAGCTAATTGGTGAGAGCTCAAGAGAAGATATGAAAAAACATTATCAAAAAGCAATTCAAGGACTTCCTCAGAAGTTCGAAACAGTACTTCAAAATGGTGATCAGCAGAAAATTCTACTGCGGACCTCGTTAATTCCAATTATAGTTCATGAGCAAGTAAAAGGAGTATTTGGTATTGCTCGAGATATTACAAGGCTTCGCGAAAATGAGAAACATATGATTCGCTCTGAAAAAATGGCGGTGATTGGTCAATTAGCAGCCGCTGTTGCGCACGAAATCAGAAACCCCTTGACTTCATTGAAAGGGTTTGTTCAATTAATGCAAACCACAAAAGAGGTGAATGAGGATCATTTATCGATTATGTACTCAGAAATTGAACGGATTAACCTGATTGCAGGAGAAATGCTTATTTTAGGCAAGCAAGAAGATGTACGCTTTAAAAAAAGAAACATTTCGGAGATTTTGGCTCAGGTGATGGTCTTAATGGAGGCACAAGCAAATTTAGATACTGTCACATTAGATTTAGAAAATCGAGCAAAAGAAGATCTGTGGGTTATGTGTGATCCCAATCAATTGAAGCAAGTATTAATTAATATCATAAAAAATTCACTAGAAGCTATTCCGGATCATGGTCATATCTCTATCGAGTTGAATCAAATAGATAAGGAAGTCGAGATACGTGTGAAAGACAACGGGGTTGGCATTAACACGGAAAGACTAACTAGATTAGGT contains these protein-coding regions:
- a CDS encoding ABC-F family ATP-binding cassette domain-containing protein — its product is MSILSVKNLSHGFGDRAIFNDVSFRLLKGEHIGLVGANGEGKSTFMNIITGKLQPDEGKVDWSKKVRVGYLDQHAILEKGASIRDVLKTAFQYLFDVETEMNELFAKMGDVSPEELETLLEETGTLQDMLTNNDFYVIDAKIDEVARGLGLTDIGLDRDVHDLSGGQRTKVLLSKLLLEKPEILLLDEPTNYLDEQHIEWLKRYLQEYENAFVLISHDIPFLNSVINLIYHMENQELNRFVGDYDDFLKVYEMKKQQLHSAFKRQQQEISELKDFVARNKARVSTRNMAMSRQKKLDKMDIIELATEKPKPEFRFKEARTSGKVIFETKNLVIGYDQPLSNPLNLRMERGQRIALVGANGIGKTTLLRSILGEIKPVSGSVERGDYLHIGYFEQETKSKSQNTCIEEVWSEFPSMTQYEVRATLAKCGLTTKHIESKVEVLSGGEKAKVRLCKLINSETNLLVLDEPTNHLDVDAKAELKRALQAFKGSILLISHEPEFYQDIITDIWNCEEWTTKVF
- a CDS encoding ATP-binding protein; protein product: MNKASMIAIRISLLYSLFGVLWIFLSDKITLILAHDDMMLLMFLQRYKGWVFIVLTGGLIYLLIFNSAKRLIRSHYELEEKEQQLERSKQHYQSLYNHNPDAVFELDPKGRVKSINPEGEKILGFSKDYLKQRDVIELIGESSREDMKKHYQKAIQGLPQKFETVLQNGDQQKILLRTSLIPIIVHEQVKGVFGIARDITRLRENEKHMIRSEKMAVIGQLAAAVAHEIRNPLTSLKGFVQLMQTTKEVNEDHLSIMYSEIERINLIAGEMLILGKQEDVRFKKRNISEILAQVMVLMEAQANLDTVTLDLENRAKEDLWVMCDPNQLKQVLINIIKNSLEAIPDHGHISIELNQIDKEVEIRVKDNGVGINTERLTRLGEPFYSTKEKGTGLGLTVSYRIIEQHYGSLKIESEKGKGTVVIICLPLTE